From the genome of Pseudomonas migulae:
GCCAGGCACTGATCAAGGCCAGCAAGGCCGCCACACTGGTGGTGGATTGTTCGGCGGTGTTGAAGTCCAGCAGCGTTGGCTTGTCGCTGTTGCTGTGTTTCATGCGTGATGCGCAGGAGGCCGGCAAGCCGCTGAGCATCCGTGCAATGCCAGAAGACATGCGTGAAATTGCTCAGGTCAGCGAATTGACCGAGCTGTTGGCGCATCCCTAACCGCATCGATAAGGAAGCCCCCCGTCAGAGTCCTGCTTCGCGGGGTTCGCAGGCGCGGGGCTTTTTTGTATGATGTCCGACCCGCGCGCACAGGGCGCCGATTGAGGTTGAGCATGCAGGCCACCGAAGTAAAGAGCTTCCTTGAAGGAAAGCTGTCCGAATCTCTTTCACAAGTGCAGGTGGAAGTTGAAGGCGAAGGCTGCAATTTCCAGCTGAACGTGATTAGCGATGAACTGGCGGCGTTGAGCCCGGTGAAGCGTCAGCAGCAGGTCTATGCCCATTTGAACCCATGGATCACCGATGGCAGCATCCATGCGGTCACTATGAAATTTTTCAGCAGCGCGGCCTGGGCCGAGCGCACCTGAGCCCAAGGGCGTCGAGATTCTTATGGATAAATTGATTATTACCGGTGGCGCTCGTCTTGATGGCGAGATCCGCATTTCCGGGGCAAAGAACTCTGCCCTGCCGATCCTGGCTGCAACCTTGCTGTGCGATGGCCCGGTTACCGTTGCCAACCTGCCGCACCTGCATGACATCACCACCATGATCGAGCTGTTCGGTCGCATGGGCATCGAGCCGGTGATCGACGAGAAGCTCAGCGTCGAAATCGACCCGCGCACCATCAAGACCCTGATCGCACCGTACGAACTGGTGAAAACCATGCGTGCGTCGATCCTGGTGCTGGGCCCGATGGTTGCCCGTTTCGGTGAAGCCGAAGTCGCACTGCCTGGCGGTTGCGCCATCGGCTCGCGTCCGGTGGACCTGCACATCCGTGGTCTTGAAGCCATGGGCGCGGTCATCGACGTCGAAGGCGGCTACATCAAGGCCAAGGCCCCTGAAGGCGGCCTGCGCGGTGCGCACTTCTTCTTCGACACCGTCAGCGTGACCGGTACCGAAAACATCATGATGGCCGCCGCTCTGGCCAAGGGCCGCAGCGTTCTGGCCAACGCCGCACGCGAGCCTGAAGTCGTCGACCTGGCGAACTTCCTGATTGCCATGGGTGCCAAGATCACTGGCGCCGGCACCGACACCATCACCATTGATGGCGTCGAGCGTCTGCACACCACCACTTACAAAGTGATGCCTGACCGTATCGAAACCGGCACCTACCTGGTGGCAGCTGCCGTGACCGGCGGTCGCGTGAAGGTCAAGGACACGGATCCGACCATCCTCGAAGCCGTCCTGGAAAAACTCCGCGAGTCGGGCGCCGAAATCACCTGCGGCGAAGACTGGATCGAGCTGAACATGCACGGCAAGCGGCCTAAAGCCGTCAACGTGCGGACTGCTCCGTACCCGGCGTTCCCGACCGACATGCAGGCGCAGTTCATCTCGCTCAACGCCATTGCCGAAGGCACCGGTGCCGTGATCGAGACGATCTTCGAAAACCGCTTCATGCACGTCTATGAACTGCACCGCATGGGCGCCAAGATCCAGGTCGAAGGCAACACCGCCATCGTTACCGGCACCGAGAAGCTGAAAGGCGCGCCAGTCATGGCCACCGACCTGCGTGCTTCGGCCAGCCTGGTGATCTCGGCGCTGATCGCTGAAGGCGACACCCTGATCGACCGCATCTACCACATCGACCGTGGTTACGAGTGCATCGAAGAGAAACTGCAGATGCTCGGCGCCAAGATCCGTCGCGTACCGGGCTAGTTTTTTTGCTGCATGGGCATAAGGATGTGCCCGTTGAATTCGTTTCAAGTCGGGGGTGCTTCACCCTCGATGTGTGTCCGGCGCCGTTTGTGACCGGGCACGTACCTTGATAAGGACTGACGTTTCCCATGTTGACCATCGCACTGTCCAAGGGCCGCATCCTTGACGACACCCTGCCGCTTCTGGCTGAAGCGGGCATCGTGCCGACCGAGAATCCGGACAAGAGCCGCAAGCTGATCATCCCCACGACCCAGGCCGATGTGCGCCTGCTGATCGTGCGCGCCACCGACGTGCCGACTTATGTCGAACATGGTGCCGCTGACCTGGGCGTCGCCGGTAAAGATGTGCTGATGGAATACGGCGGCCAGGGCCTGTACGAGCCTCTGGACCTGCGAATTGCCCTCTGCAAGCTGATGACCGCTGGTCGTGTCGGCGACGTCGAGCCCAAGGGCCGTCTTCGCGTGGCCACCAAGTTCGTCAACATTGCCAAGCGCTATTACGCCGAACAGGGCCGCCAGGTCGACATCATCAAGCTCTACGGCTCGATGGAACTGGCGCCGCTGATCGGTCTGGCGGACAAGATCATCGACGTGGTCGACACCGGCAATACGCTGCGAGCCAATGGCCTGGAACCTCAGGATTTCATTGCCGACATCAGCTCCCGGCTGATCGTCAACAAAGCTTCGATGAAAATGCAGCACGCCCGTATCCAGGCGTTGATCGACACCCTGCGCAAGGCAGTGGAGTCTCGACACCGCGGCTGATTCACCTGCGCGACTGCAAGGCGCGCCGTCTATCCGCCTCATAGCCAGAATTCTCAGGTGCCCAAGCGGATCGAATGTTAGCTTCGGGCGCCTGAGTTTTTTGCCAATCCTATGAGGCTCTCGCTATGACCGCACCGACTGCAATTCGCCGACTCAACGCTGCTGACCCGGATTTCGCGCATCATCTGGATCATCTGCTGAGCTGGGAAAGTGTGTCTGACGACTCGGTCAATCAGCGGGTGCTGGACATCATCAAGGCCGTGCGCGAACGCGGCGATGCGGCGCTGGTGGATTTCACCCGGCAGTTCGACGGTCTGGACGTCGCCTCGATGGCCGACCTGATCCTGCCGCGCGAACGCCTGGAACTGGCCCTGACCCGAATCACCGTGCCTCAGCGCGAAGCCCTGGAAAAAGCCGCGGCCCGCGTGCGCAGCTACCACGAGAAGCAAAAGCAGGACTCCTGGAGCTACACCGAAGCCGACGGCACCGTGCTGGGCCAGAAGGTCACGCCACTGGATCGCGCCGGTCTGTACGTGCCGGGCGGCAAGGCGTCTTACCCGTCGTCCGTATTGATGAACGCGATTCCGGCCAAGGTGGCCGGCGTGACCGAAGTGGTCATGGTCGTACCGACCCCGCGCGGTGAAATCAACGAGCTGGTGCTGGCCGCCGCCTGCATTGCCGGCGTTGACCGCGTCTTCACCATCGGTGGCGCACAAGCGGTTGCCGCGCTGGCTTACGGCACCGAAAGCGTGCCGAAGGTCGACAAGGTGGTCGGTCCGGGCAACATCTATGTCGCCACCGCCAAGCGCCATGTGTTTGGCCAGGTCGGCATCGACATGATCGCCGGTCCATCGGAAATCCTCGTGGTGTGCGACGGCAAGACGGATCCGGACTGGATCGCCATGGACCTGTTCTCCCAGGCCGAACACGACGAAGATGCCCAGGCGATTCTGGTCAGCCCGGACGCCGAATTCCTCGACAAGGTCGCCGCCAGCATCGCTAAACTGCTGCCGACCATGGAGCGCGCCGAGATCATCGAAACGTCGATCAATGGCCGTGGTGCGCTGATCAAAGTGCGTGACATGGAACAGGCCATTGAAGTGGCCAACCGCATCGCACCGGAGCACCTGGAGTTGTCGGTTGCCGATCCGCAAGCCTGGTTACCGCAGATCCGCCACGCCGGTGCGATCTTCATGGGCCGCCACACCTCCGAAGCCTTGGGCGATTATTGCGCCGGTCCGAACCACGTATTGCCGACTTCCGGCACTGCGCGATTCTCCTCGCCGCTGGGTGTGTACGACTTCCAGAAACGCTCGTCGATCATCTTCTGCTCCGAGCAGGGTGCGTCCGACCTGGGCAAGACCGCTTCCGTGCTGGCCCGTGGCGAGTCGCTGACCGCCCACGCGCGGAGCGCCGAATACCGCATCCTTGACGAAGACTTTTCACAAGGGCAGGGGAACTGAACATGAGTAAATTCTGGAGCCCGTTCGTCAAGAATCTGGTGCCTTACGTACCGGGCGAGCAGCCGAAACTGGCAAAACTGGTGAAGCTCAACACCAACGAAAATCCTTACGGCCCATCGCCCAAGGCCTTGGCCGCGATGCAGACCGAACTGAACGACAACCTGCGTCTGTACCCGGACCCGAACAGTGATGTGCTCAAGAGCGCAGTCGCCAGGTATTACGGCGTGCAGGGCAATCAAGTGTTCCTCGGCAACGGTTCCGATGAAGTCCTGGCGCACATCTTTCACGGTTTGCTGCAGCACGATAAACCGCTGCTGTTCCCGGATATCAGCTACAGCTTCTACCCGGTTTACTGCGGGCTGTATGGCATCACGTTCGACGCGGTGCCGCTGGACGAGCAGTTCCAGATCGACCCGGCGGACTACGCCAAACCGAACGGCGGGATCATTTTCCCCAACCCGAACGCGCCGACCGGTTGCCTGCTGACGCTGGACGCGGTTGAGCAGATTCTCAAGGCCAGCCCGGATTCGGTGGTCGTGGTGGACGAGGCTTACATCGACTTTGGTGGCGAAACGGCGATCAGTCTGGTGGACCGCTATCCGAATTTGCTGGTGACTCAGACCTTGTCCAAATCCCGTTCGCTGGCTGGCCTGCGAGTAGGGCTGGCGGTCGGGCATCCGGATCTGATCGAGGCGCTGGAGCGGATCAAGAACAGCTTCAACTCCTACCCGCTGGATCGCATGGCGAATGTCGGCGCTGCGGCTGCGTTCGAGGACCGTGAGTACTTCGACAAGACGTGCCGCCTGGTGATCGAACACCGTGAATGGGTGATCTCGCAGTTGCAGGGCAAGGGTTTTGAGGTGTTGCCGTCGGCGGCTAACTTCATTTTCGCCCGTCATCCGCAGCACGATGCGGCGGGGCTGGCGGCGAAGCTGCGCGAACAGGGCGTGATCGTTCGGCACTTCAAGCAGGAGCGGATTGCCCAGTTCCTGCGGATCTCGATCGGCACGCCGGAACAGAATCAGGCATTGATCGACGGCCTCGGCGACCTCTAACGCACTGCTGACCCTGTAGGAGCGAGGCTTGCCCGCGAAGAACGATGACACGGTGCATCAAGTACACCGCGTTATCGTTCTTCGCGCGCAAGCCTCGCCCCTACGGGGTTTTGTGTTGCTGCTTACTCTTCTTCTTTCTCTTTGACCGGCGCAGGCGGCGGACGCAAACCGATCTCGGCGGTGAGCTTGATTTCTTTGCCGTTGCGCATCACCTGTATCGTGACCTTGTCGGATGGCTTGATCCGCGCCACCTGATTCATCGAGCGACGGCCATCGCCCGCCGGTTCGCCATCGATCGCAAGAATCACATCACCCAATTGCAAGCCAGCCTTCTGCGCCGGGCCGTCACGGAAAATACCCGCGACCACAATGCCCGGTCGTCCTGACAGACCGAACGATTCCGCCAGCTCCTGAGTCAACGGCTGCACTTCAATACCCAGCCAGCCACGAATCACCTGGCCGTGTTCGATGATCGACTTCATCACTTCCATCGCCAGTTTCACCGGGATCGCGAAACCGATGCCTTGCGAGCCGCCGGACTTGGAGAAAATCGCGGTGTTGATGCCGGTCAGGTTGCCGTTGGCGTCCACCAGTGCACCGCCGGAGTTGCCGGGGTTGATCGCGGCGTCGGTCTGGATGAAGTCTTCGTAGTTGTTCAGGCCCAGCTGGTTGCGGCCGGTGGCGCTGATGATGCCCATGGTCACGGTCTGGCCGACGCCGAACGGGTTGCCGATGGCCAGGGCCACGTCGCCGATGCGGATGTTGTCGGAACGGCCGACGGTGATCGACGGCAGGTTTTTCAAATCGATCTTCAGGACCGCGAGGTCGGTTTCCGGGTCGCTGCCGATGACGCGTGCCAGGGTTTCACGGCCGTCCTTCAATGCAACCACAATCTGGTCGGCGCCGCTGGTCACGTGGTTGTTGGTCAGCAGGTAACCTTCGGGGCTCATGATCACGCCGGAGCCGAGGCTCGATTCCATGCGTTTCTGCTTGGGCGAATTGTCGCCGAAGAAACGACGGAACTGCGGGTCTTCGAACAGCGGATGATTCGGCTTGTTGATGACTTTGGTGGTGTACAGGTTCACCACCGACGGCGCGGCGGTGGTGACCGCGTCGGCATACGACACCGGACCTTGCTGCATCGTGGTGGTCTGCGGGGCTTGCTGCAGGTTGACGTCGAGGCTCGGAAGCCCGACCCACTGCGGGTAACGCTGGATGATCAACAGAGCGATAAGCACGCCGGCCAACAGCGGCCAGCCGGAAAAACGCAGCGCCTTGAGCATTAAGCACGTCCTGGAAGGTTGCAGGCGGTATGAGACCGCCCATAATGTCGCGCATTATACGAGGCCGCGCGCGCCTCTGAACGGGATATTTAGGAGTCTTTTATGGCCGTCGCCCTGAGCACCCTGGTCGAAGAAGCTGACCGTTATCTGAACAGTGCCAAGATTGCCGATTATTGCCCCAACGGGTTACAGGTTGAGGGTCGGCCGCAGGTGATGCGCATCGTCAGTGGCGTCACCGCCAGTCAGGCATTGCTCGACGCGGCGGTCGAAGCCCAGGCCGATCTGGTGCTGGTGCACCACGGTTATTTCTGGAAAGGCGAGAACCCGTGCATCACCGGCATGAAGCAGCGTAGGTTGAAAACCCTGCTCAAGCACGACATCAGTCTGCTGTCGTATCACTTGCCGCTGGACCTGCATCCGGAAGTCGGCAACAACGTGCAGCTCGCGCGTCAGCTGGACATCACCGTCGAAGGCCCGCTTGATCCGGATAACCTTAAAGTTGTCGGTCTGGTGGGTTCTCTGAGCGAACCGGTGACACCGCGTGATTTCGCCCGCCGCGTGCAGGAAGTCATGGGCCGCGAGCCGTTGCTGATCGAAGGCAGCGAGATGATCCGCCGGGTCGGCTGGTGCACCGGTGGCGGCCAGGGTTACATCGATCAGGCCGTGCTGGCCGGGGTCGATTTGTACCTCAGTGGTGAAGCGTCCGAACAGACATTCCACAGCGCCCGGGAAAACGACATCAGCTTCATCGCCGCCGGCCACCATGCCACTGAGCGTTATGGTGTGCAGGCGTTGGGCGATTACCTGGCGCGACGGTTTGCGCTGGAGCATATTTTCATCGATTGCCCGAATCCGATCTAGTTTTCACACATTCCTGTAGGAGCGAGGCTTGCCCGCGAAGAACGATAACGCGGTGTACCTGAGGCACCGCGTTAACGTTATTCGCGGGCAAGCCTCGCTCCTACAAAGGGCCCGAGCCCAAACGAGGGGGTATATTCATATACCCTTTCGATCTAGCTCGCGTCCTGATTAGAAGAGGTCGCTGTGCTAGGATTCCCCGCTCGAACACGGCCCGCTGGCCGTCCATAAGATCGTTTTCGTGAGTAGCCATGGTCGACAAACTGACGCATCTGAAACAGCTGGAGGCCGAAAGCATCCACATCATCCGCGAGGTCGCCGCCGAGTTCGATAACCCGGTGATGCTGTACTCCGTCGGTAAAGACTCCGCCGTGATGCTGCACCTTGCGCGCAAGGCATTCTTCCCGGGCAAACTGCCGTTCCCGGTGATGCACGTCGACACCCGGTGGAAGTTCAAGGAAATGTATGCGTTCCGCGACCGCATGGTCGAAGAGCTCGGCCTCGACCTGCTGGTGCACGTGAACCCCGATGGCGTCGCGCAGGGCATCAACCCGCTGACCCACGGCAGTGCCAAGCACACCGACATCATGAAAACCGAAGGCCTGAAGCAGGCCCTCGACAAGTACGGTTTCGACGCCGCGTTCGGTGGCGCTCGCCGCGATGAAGAGAAGTCCCGTGCCAAAGAGCGCGTGTATTCCTTCCGCGACACCAAGCACCGCTGGGATCCGAAGAACCAGCGTCCAGAGTTGTGGAACGTCTACAACGGCAACGTCAACAAGGGCGAATCGATCCGCGTTTTCCCGTTGTCGAACTGGACCGAGCTGGACATCTGGCAGTACATCTACCTCGAAGGCATCCCGATCGTGCCGTTGTATTTCGCCGCCGAGCGCGACGTCATCGAGATGAATGGCACCTGGATCATGATCGACGACGAACGCCTGCTCAATCACCTGAGCGACGAAGACAAGGCGCGCATCGTCAAGAAGAAAGTCCGTTTCCGCACACTGGGTGACTACCCGTTGACCGGTGCGGTCGAGTCCGAGGCCACCAGCCTGACCGACATCATTCAGGAAATGCTCCTGACGCGAACTTCCGAACGCCAGGGCCGGGTCATCGATCACGATGGCGCAGGCTCGATGGAAGAAAAGAAACGTCAGGGTTATTTCTAAGGGGTTGTCATGTCGCACGCATCTGATTTGATCAGCGAGGACATCCTCGCCTACCTGGGCCAGCACGAACGCAAGGAAATGCTGCGCTTTCTGACCTGTGGCAACGTCGACGACGGCAAGAGCACCCTGATCGGGCGCCTGCTGCACGACTCCAAGATAATCTACGAAGATCACCTGGAAGCCATCACCCGCGACTCGAAAAAAGTCGGCACCACCGGCGAAGACATCGACCTGGCGTTGCTGGTCGACGGCCTGCAGGCCGAGCGTGAGCAGGGCATCACCATCGATGTCGCTTACCGCTACTTCTCCACCGCCAAGCGCAAATTCATCATCGCCGACACCCCCGGTCATGAGCAGTACACCCGCAACATGGCCACCGGTGCGTCCACCTGTGACCTGGCGATCATCCTGGTCGACGCCCGCTACGGCGTGCAGACCCAGACCCGTCGCCACAGCTTCATTGCCTCGTTGCTGGGCATCAAGCACATCGTTGTCGCCATCAACAAGATGGACCTCAACGGCTTCGACGAAACCGTGTTCGAGTCGATCAAGGCCGATTACCTGAAATTCGCCGAAGGCATCGCGTTCAAGCCGACCACCATGGCCTTCGTGCCAATGTCGGCGCTGAAAGGCGACAACGTGGTGAACAAGTCCGAGCGCTCGCCGTGGTACACCGGCCAGTCGCTGATGGAAATCCTCGAGACCGTCGAGATCGCCAGCGACCGTAACTACACCGACCTGCGTTTCCCGGTGCAGTACGTCAACCGTCCGAACCTGAACTTCCGTGGCTTCGCCGGCACCCTGGCCAGCGGCATCGTGCACAAGGGCGACGAAGTCGTTGTGCTGCCGTCGGGCAAGAGCAGCCGCGTCAAATCCATCGTCACCTTCGAAGGTGAGCTGGAACACGCCGGTCCAGGCCAGGCTGTCACGCTGACCATGGAAGACGAAATCGACATCTCCCGCGGCGACTTGCTGGTGCATGCCGACAACCTGCCGCAAGTGACCGACGCCTTCGACGCCATGCTGGTGTGGATGGCCGAAGAGCCGATGCTGCCGGGCAAGAAATACGACATCAAGCGCGCCACGACTTACGTGCCGGGTTCGATCACCAGCATCGTCAACCGCGTTGACGTGAACACCCTGGAGGAAGGGGCGGCGAGCTCGTTGCAGTTGAACGAGATCGGTCGGGTCAAGATCAGCCTCGACGCGGCCATCGCGCTGGACGGTTACGCCAGCAACCGCACCACCGGTTCGTTCATCGTCATTGATCGTTTGACCAATGGCACCGTCGCTGCCGGCATGATCATCGCTCAGCCGTTGGCGCATGGCAGCAGCACGCACCATGGCAAGCTCGCTCACGTTGCCACCGAAGAACGCGCCCAGCGTTTCGGTCAGCAACCGGCCACCGTGCTGTTCAGCGGCTTGTCGGGCGCGGGCAAAAGCACGCTGGCCTACGCGGTCGAGCGCAAGCTGTTCGACATGGGCCGTGCGGTGTTTGTGCTCGATGGCCAGAACCTGCGTCACGACCTGAACAAAGGTCTGCCACAGGATCGCGCCGGGCGTACCGAGAACTGGCGTCGTGCTGCGCATGTGGCGCGTCAGTTCAACGAAGCCGGTCTGCTGACGCTGGCCGCCTTCGTTGCGCCGAGTGCCGAAGGCCGTGAACAGGCCAGGGACCTGATCGGCAAAGAACGTTTGCTGACGGTCTACGTCCAGGCTTCGCCAACGGTCTGCGCCGAGCGTGATCCGCAAGGCCTGTATGCGGCGGCCGGGGACAACATCCCGGGCGACTCCTTCCCGTACGACGTGCCGCTGGACGCCGACCTCGTGGTCGACACCCAGTCGCTGTCGCTGGAAGAAAGCGTCAAGCAAGTGCTGGATCTGCTGCGTCAGCGTGGCGCGATCTAAGCGTTAGCTGCCAATAAAAAACCCGCCGATGAGTGATCATCGGCGGGTTTTTTGTGTCCTTGGAATCGCCATCGCTGGCAAGCCAGCTCCCACAGGTTTTGTGAACGACGCCTATCACTGTGGGAGCGGGCTTGCCCGCGATGAGGCCGTTACATCCAACAAACTATTTTGCTGGGTATTCGCGATGCATCTGTGTCAACAGCGCATCCTTGTCTTCCCACAACTGATTGATCCACCCCTGAAACTGCAAGCGATACTCCCCATCCTGGTCGTAATTCTTGCCAATGAACTGCGGCGGAATCTTCAGCTCCTGAAAATGCACCACCACGTCAGCGACATTGCCGCACAACAGATCCCAATACCCCGGACGCCCGCCCGGATAGTGGATGGTCACGTTGACGATCGACTCCAGTTGCTCGCCCATCGCATCCAGCACAAACGCAATGCCACCGGCCTTGGGCTTGAGCAAATATTTGAACGGTGATTTCTGCTGGGCATGCTTGCCTTCGGTGAAGCGCGTGCCTTCAACGAAATTGAAAATCCCCACCGGATTATTGCGAAACTTCGCGCAGGTCTTGCGCGTGGTTTCCAGGTCCTTGCCTTTCTTTTCCGGGTGCTTTTCCAGGTAGGCCTTGGAGTAGCGCTTCATGAACGGAAAGCCCAACGTCCACCACGCCAGACCAATCACCGGCACCCAGATCAGCTCTTGCTTGAGGAAAAATTTCAGCGGCTGGATGCGACGGTTGAGCACGTACTGCAACACCATGATGTCGACCCAGCTCTGATGGTTGCTGGTGATCAGGTACGAGTGCTGATAGTCCAGGCCTTCCAGGCCGCTGAGGTGCCAGCGGGTGCGGCGGACCAGGTTCATCCACGCCTTGTTGTTGCTGATCCAGGCTTCATGGGTATGGCTCATCAACCAGCGCGTGAAGCGCTGGGTGAGGGCGAACGGCAACACCTTGAAAATCGCTACGCAGAACAGAAACGAGCAAAGCAGGATCGTGTTCAGTGCCAGCAACAACGATGCAATCACGCCGCGTACGGCGGCAGGCAGGAAATCCAGCATTTAAAGATCCAGAGGTCGGTTGGCAGCTTGAATCGCGGTCAACGCGATGGTGTACACGATGTCATCGACTTGCGCACCGCGCGGCAGGTCGTTCACCGGTTTGCGCAGGCCTTGCAGCATCGGCCCGAGGCTGACGCAGTCGGCGCTGCGCTGTACGGCTTTGTGCGTGGTGTTGCCGGTGTTCAGGTCGGGGAACACGAACACCGTGGCACGACCGGCCACCTGACTGTTCGGCGCCAGTTGCCGGGCCACGGTTTCATTGGCGGCGGCATCGTACTGCAACGGGCCGTCGATCAGCAGCGAGTGCTGTTGTTCGTGGGCGAGCAGCGTTGCTTCGCGCACCTTCTCGACTTCCTCGCCGCTGGCCGATTCACCGCTGGAGTAGCTGATCATCGCCACGCGCG
Proteins encoded in this window:
- a CDS encoding acyltransferase, whose protein sequence is MLDFLPAAVRGVIASLLLALNTILLCSFLFCVAIFKVLPFALTQRFTRWLMSHTHEAWISNNKAWMNLVRRTRWHLSGLEGLDYQHSYLITSNHQSWVDIMVLQYVLNRRIQPLKFFLKQELIWVPVIGLAWWTLGFPFMKRYSKAYLEKHPEKKGKDLETTRKTCAKFRNNPVGIFNFVEGTRFTEGKHAQQKSPFKYLLKPKAGGIAFVLDAMGEQLESIVNVTIHYPGGRPGYWDLLCGNVADVVVHFQELKIPPQFIGKNYDQDGEYRLQFQGWINQLWEDKDALLTQMHREYPAK